Proteins encoded within one genomic window of Sphingomonas cannabina:
- a CDS encoding SMP-30/gluconolactonase/LRE family protein has product MQANLVWSVSALLGEGPIWLPADEALWFVDIKQDRLHRFVPESGERETFHVDNRPSFAVPAAAGGLILGTGRELVRFEDGAVVERLATIPMPVGNRTNDATVDPEGRLWFGTMDDGERDPSGRVYRFDGTLTEMGCACTITNGPAVSPDGRWLYHVDTLAGQVWRYDIGGDPDRLENGELFVTIAPDDGHPDGVTCDAEGCLWVALWGGWGVRRYSPEGELIATVALPCAQVTKVAFGGPDLRTGYVTTASVGLSADALAAQPLAGGLFAFEAPAPGLPPNVVR; this is encoded by the coding sequence ATGCAAGCGAACCTCGTCTGGTCGGTATCGGCGCTGCTCGGGGAGGGGCCGATCTGGCTCCCCGCCGACGAGGCGCTGTGGTTCGTCGACATCAAGCAGGACCGGCTGCATCGCTTCGTGCCGGAGAGCGGCGAGCGCGAGACCTTCCATGTCGACAATCGCCCGAGCTTCGCGGTGCCGGCGGCGGCCGGCGGTCTGATCCTGGGGACGGGCCGCGAACTGGTACGGTTCGAGGACGGTGCGGTGGTCGAGCGGCTGGCCACGATCCCGATGCCGGTCGGCAACCGCACCAATGACGCGACCGTCGATCCCGAGGGGCGGCTGTGGTTCGGCACGATGGACGACGGCGAGCGCGATCCCAGTGGCCGCGTCTACCGGTTCGACGGCACGCTGACCGAGATGGGTTGCGCCTGCACCATCACCAACGGCCCGGCGGTGAGTCCCGACGGGCGCTGGCTCTACCATGTCGATACGCTCGCCGGGCAGGTCTGGCGTTACGATATCGGCGGCGATCCCGACCGGCTGGAGAATGGCGAGCTCTTCGTCACCATCGCGCCGGACGACGGCCATCCCGACGGCGTCACCTGCGACGCCGAAGGCTGCCTGTGGGTGGCGCTGTGGGGCGGCTGGGGCGTGCGGCGCTATTCGCCGGAGGGCGAGCTGATCGCCACGGTCGCTCTACCGTGCGCGCAAGTGACCAAGGTGGCGTTTGGCGGCCCGGACCTTCGCACCGGCTATGTCACCACCGCCAGCGTCGGCCTCAGCGCCGACGCGCTGGCGGCGCAGCCGCTCGCGGGCGGGCTGTTCGCGTTCGAGGCGCCGGCGCCGGGCCTGCCGCCCAACGTCGTGCGCTGA
- a CDS encoding Gfo/Idh/MocA family protein — MATAGGAIRLGLVGIGKIARDQHLPAIAADPRFALVATASRHAHVEGIPAHHDIAELIAAGHALDAVSFCTPPAGRHDIAAQAIAAGLHVMLEKPPAATVSEINDLARQAKAKGVTLFATWHSREAAGVAPARAWLADRRIDAVRVIWKEDIRRWHPGQEWIMTAGGFGVFDPGINALSIVTAILPEPVLLDSARLATPEGRDTPIAASLAMRSGKASVTAEFDFLQTGPQTWDIEVDTDAGTLRLSMGGSILALPGEAPREAPDREYSGLYARFAELIAKGESDVDPRPLELVADAFLSAERETVAPFAF; from the coding sequence ATGGCGACTGCGGGCGGGGCGATCAGGCTGGGCCTGGTCGGAATTGGCAAGATCGCGCGCGACCAGCATCTTCCCGCGATCGCCGCCGATCCGCGCTTCGCCCTGGTCGCGACCGCCAGCCGCCATGCCCATGTGGAAGGCATCCCGGCGCACCACGACATCGCCGAGCTGATCGCCGCCGGCCATGCGCTCGACGCGGTGTCGTTCTGCACGCCCCCGGCCGGACGCCACGACATCGCCGCCCAGGCGATCGCGGCGGGGCTGCACGTCATGCTGGAGAAGCCGCCGGCAGCCACCGTTTCCGAGATCAACGATCTCGCCCGCCAGGCCAAGGCCAAGGGCGTGACGCTGTTCGCGACCTGGCATTCGCGCGAAGCCGCCGGTGTCGCGCCGGCACGCGCGTGGCTCGCGGACCGGCGTATCGATGCCGTGCGGGTGATCTGGAAGGAGGACATCCGCCGCTGGCATCCCGGTCAGGAATGGATCATGACCGCGGGCGGCTTCGGGGTGTTCGATCCGGGCATCAACGCGCTGTCGATCGTCACCGCGATCCTGCCCGAGCCGGTACTGCTCGATTCGGCGCGGCTCGCGACGCCGGAGGGGCGCGACACCCCGATCGCCGCCAGCCTGGCAATGCGGTCGGGCAAGGCATCGGTAACGGCGGAGTTCGACTTCCTCCAGACCGGCCCACAGACCTGGGACATCGAGGTCGATACCGACGCGGGCACGCTGCGCCTGTCGATGGGCGGCAGCATCCTGGCGCTGCCGGGCGAGGCACCGCGCGAGGCGCCCGACCGCGAATATTCCGGCCTTTATGCGCGCTTCGCCGAGCTGATCGCGAAGGGCGAAAGCGATGTCGATCCGCGCCCGCTCGAGCTGGTCGCCGATGCCTTCCTGTCGGCGGAGCGGGAGACGGTGGCGCCCTTCGCCTTCTAG
- a CDS encoding aldose epimerase family protein has translation MTGRITLMAAAAIAVVLAVPAEAATARRGSFGKLPDGREVPSVTLSNGKGVSATVIAYGAALQSLVLPDRAGKPADITLGYPTIDLYLSKPQYFGGTVGRFANRIAAGRYSIGGQSYQAPVNDGANSLHGGKTGFDKVLWTVASVTSGPTASVTLRYVSPDGDQGYPGTMTVDAIYSLDESNALTIEYRATTDKPTIANITNHAYWNLSGEGSANGAMGTLVTIPADTYLPTDSGAIPTGEFRSVAGTVFDFRTPHAIGERVRDASDQQIVFGRGYDHNWVVGKTVTSDLHLMARAHDPSSGRGFELWSNQPGLQFYSGNFLDGTSSGKARRIYREGDAFVMEPQIFPDTPNQPKFGSAMLKPGETYRNVMTYRFAVGDGAK, from the coding sequence ATGACAGGCAGGATCACGCTCATGGCGGCCGCTGCGATTGCCGTGGTGCTAGCAGTGCCGGCCGAGGCCGCGACCGCGAGGCGCGGCAGCTTCGGCAAGCTTCCCGACGGGCGCGAGGTGCCGTCGGTCACGCTCAGCAACGGCAAGGGCGTGTCGGCGACGGTCATCGCCTATGGCGCGGCGCTGCAGTCGCTGGTGCTCCCTGACCGCGCGGGCAAGCCGGCAGACATCACACTCGGCTATCCGACGATCGACCTCTATCTTTCCAAGCCGCAGTATTTCGGCGGCACCGTCGGCCGTTTCGCCAACCGCATCGCCGCCGGCCGCTACAGCATCGGTGGACAGAGCTACCAGGCGCCGGTCAACGACGGCGCCAACTCGCTCCACGGCGGCAAGACCGGCTTCGATAAGGTGCTGTGGACCGTGGCGTCGGTGACGTCCGGTCCCACCGCATCGGTCACGCTGCGCTACGTGAGCCCCGACGGCGACCAGGGCTATCCCGGGACGATGACGGTCGACGCGATCTATTCGCTCGACGAGAGCAACGCGCTGACGATCGAGTATCGCGCGACCACCGACAAGCCGACGATCGCCAACATCACCAACCACGCCTATTGGAACCTGTCGGGCGAGGGCTCGGCGAACGGCGCGATGGGGACGCTCGTCACCATTCCGGCCGACACCTATCTCCCGACCGATTCGGGCGCGATCCCGACCGGCGAGTTCCGCTCCGTCGCCGGCACGGTGTTCGACTTCCGCACGCCGCACGCGATCGGCGAGCGTGTCCGCGATGCGAGCGACCAGCAGATCGTGTTCGGGCGCGGCTATGACCATAATTGGGTGGTGGGGAAGACCGTCACGTCCGACCTCCACCTGATGGCGCGCGCCCACGACCCGAGCTCGGGTCGTGGCTTCGAGCTGTGGTCGAACCAGCCGGGGCTGCAGTTCTATTCGGGCAATTTCCTCGACGGCACCAGCTCCGGCAAGGCGCGCCGCATCTACCGCGAGGGCGACGCCTTCGTGATGGAGCCGCAGATCTTCCCCGACACGCCCAACCAGCCGAAGTTCGGATCGGCGATGCTCAAGCCCGGCGAAACCTACCGCAACGTCATGACCTATCGCTTCGCCGTCGGCGACGGCGCCAAGTAG
- a CDS encoding FadR/GntR family transcriptional regulator — MATSYTDPEAADGRAALGRNLTYGMLDSLGRAIVTGHYEGKTFPTEAELAKQHGVSRSVTREAVKMLTAKGLLSARPRQGTVIQPASSWNLFDTDVLRWLLERKFSVDLLRQFNQLRAGIEPEAAALAARFGSDEDFARITAGLARMEAAEKGLDDTLDADIAFHVAVLRASQNPFYTQFRDVVATALRTSIRFTNRIKGRSASVADHAAVKDAILARDSEGARAAMRRIIGDVLELIETAEGD, encoded by the coding sequence ATGGCGACTTCCTACACCGATCCGGAGGCCGCCGACGGGCGGGCGGCGCTCGGGCGCAACCTGACCTACGGCATGCTCGACAGCCTGGGACGGGCCATCGTCACCGGCCACTACGAGGGCAAGACCTTCCCGACCGAGGCCGAGCTCGCCAAGCAACACGGCGTCAGCCGTTCGGTAACGCGTGAGGCGGTGAAGATGCTGACCGCCAAGGGGCTGCTCAGCGCGCGGCCGCGTCAGGGGACGGTGATCCAGCCGGCGAGCTCGTGGAACCTGTTCGACACCGACGTGCTGCGCTGGCTGCTCGAGCGCAAATTCTCGGTCGACCTGCTGCGCCAGTTCAACCAGCTGCGCGCCGGGATCGAGCCGGAGGCGGCCGCGCTGGCGGCGCGTTTCGGCAGCGACGAGGATTTCGCGCGGATCACCGCCGGACTCGCGCGGATGGAAGCGGCGGAGAAGGGACTCGACGACACGCTCGACGCGGACATCGCTTTCCACGTCGCGGTGCTGCGCGCGTCGCAGAACCCCTTCTACACCCAGTTCCGCGACGTGGTGGCGACGGCGCTGCGCACCTCGATCCGCTTCACCAACCGCATCAAGGGCCGCAGCGCGAGCGTGGCCGATCACGCCGCGGTCAAGGACGCGATCCTGGCGCGCGATTCCGAGGGCGCGCGCGCGGCGATGCGGCGGATCATCGGCGACGTGCTCGAGCTGATCGAGACGGCCGAGGGCGACTGA
- a CDS encoding sodium/sugar symporter: MGLSTIDVIVVIAYAIGIFGLAQWVSREKAGHAKDTSDYFLASKNLPWWAIGASLIAANISAEQIVGMSGSGYAIGLAIASYEWMAAATLLIVGKFFLPIFLRNEIYTMPQFLERRYGRTIRSLMAWFWLALYVFVNLTSIIWLGSIAVTKVAGIDQNVALVVLGAFALLYQLRGGLKAVALTDIVQVTLLVLGGLVVAYLTLSEIGNGDLFAGWHKLVTTAPDHFHMILKPGDPHYMDLPGLSVLIGGMWIANLSYWGFNQYIIQRALAAKNINEAQKGVLFAAFLKLLMPLIIVLPGIAAVLLAPDLSKPDEAYPTMMRLLPTGLLGLVFAALIAAIIASTASKINSIATIFTLDVYAKFRGVRTAAEDSEGKAREERHLVLVGRITAAAAIAIAILTARPLVGASEQAFQFIQEFTGFFTPGITVIFLLGLFWKRANEVGAIAAAVASVVLSAVFKYQWASLPFMDRMGVVFLIALALAVVLSLVTPQKPGTDTIETGDVRYATSTGFNIGAIGVVLILVALYATWW, translated from the coding sequence ATGGGGCTGTCGACCATCGATGTCATCGTCGTGATCGCTTATGCGATCGGCATCTTCGGCCTGGCGCAATGGGTATCGCGCGAAAAGGCGGGGCACGCCAAGGACACCTCCGACTATTTCCTCGCGTCCAAGAACCTGCCGTGGTGGGCGATCGGCGCCTCGCTGATCGCGGCGAACATCTCCGCCGAGCAGATCGTCGGCATGTCCGGATCGGGCTATGCGATCGGGCTCGCCATCGCCTCCTATGAGTGGATGGCGGCGGCGACGCTGCTGATCGTCGGCAAGTTCTTCCTGCCGATCTTCCTCAGGAACGAGATCTACACGATGCCGCAGTTCCTGGAGCGGCGGTACGGACGCACGATCCGCAGCCTGATGGCCTGGTTCTGGCTCGCGCTCTACGTGTTCGTGAACCTCACCTCGATCATCTGGCTCGGCTCGATCGCGGTGACCAAGGTCGCCGGCATCGACCAGAACGTCGCGCTGGTCGTGCTCGGCGCCTTCGCGCTGCTCTATCAGCTGCGCGGCGGGCTCAAGGCGGTGGCGCTGACCGATATCGTCCAGGTGACGCTGCTGGTGCTCGGCGGCCTGGTCGTCGCCTATCTGACCCTAAGCGAGATCGGCAACGGCGACCTGTTCGCGGGCTGGCACAAGCTCGTGACCACCGCGCCCGATCATTTCCACATGATCCTGAAGCCCGGCGATCCGCATTACATGGACCTGCCGGGCCTGTCGGTGCTGATCGGCGGCATGTGGATCGCCAACCTCAGCTACTGGGGCTTCAACCAGTACATCATCCAGCGCGCGCTCGCGGCCAAGAACATCAACGAGGCGCAGAAGGGCGTGTTGTTCGCCGCCTTCCTCAAGCTGCTGATGCCGCTGATCATCGTGCTGCCGGGTATCGCCGCGGTGCTGCTCGCGCCCGATCTGTCGAAGCCGGACGAGGCCTATCCGACGATGATGCGGCTGCTGCCGACCGGGCTGCTCGGCCTGGTCTTCGCGGCGCTGATCGCGGCGATCATCGCCTCGACCGCATCCAAGATCAATTCGATCGCGACGATCTTCACCCTCGACGTCTATGCCAAGTTCCGCGGCGTGCGCACCGCCGCCGAGGATTCTGAGGGCAAGGCGCGCGAGGAGCGGCACCTGGTGCTGGTCGGCCGCATCACCGCAGCCGCGGCGATCGCCATCGCCATCCTCACCGCGCGCCCGCTGGTCGGCGCATCGGAGCAGGCGTTCCAGTTCATCCAGGAGTTCACCGGCTTCTTCACGCCGGGCATCACCGTGATCTTCCTGCTCGGCCTGTTCTGGAAGCGCGCGAACGAGGTCGGCGCGATCGCCGCGGCGGTGGCGTCGGTGGTGCTGTCGGCGGTGTTCAAATATCAATGGGCGTCGCTGCCGTTCATGGACCGGATGGGCGTCGTATTCCTGATCGCGCTCGCGCTCGCGGTGGTGCTGTCGCTGGTCACGCCGCAAAAGCCCGGCACCGATACGATCGAGACCGGCGACGTGCGCTATGCAACCTCGACCGGATTCAATATCGGGGCGATCGGCGTGGTCCTGATCCTGGTCGCGCTCTACGCGACCTGGTGGTGA
- a CDS encoding 2-dehydro-3-deoxygalactonokinase, producing MSLGPRFLAVDWGTTNRRVYLIEDGAVAETERDDHGVVAVTDFAGEVTAIRERFGALPMLLAGMVGSNIGWRAAPYVPAPAGIAALVANLLWMDDRTAIIPGLSFVDGGRGDVMRGEEVQLLGACAAGLAPGDALLVQPGTHCKWAEMAGGEVARFTTAMTGELFALLRGHGLLAAQLGADVTPGEAFLAGVREGAKRDLAASLFGIRAAKLLGLRDDEDAASFASGLVIGSDVAARLAETRHDRAYVLADPKLGGLYVAAIEAHGRAAELVDSHAAFIAGIHQIGALIP from the coding sequence ATGAGTCTTGGCCCGCGCTTCCTCGCCGTCGATTGGGGGACGACCAACCGGCGGGTCTATCTGATCGAGGACGGCGCGGTCGCCGAGACCGAACGCGACGATCACGGCGTGGTCGCCGTGACCGATTTCGCCGGTGAGGTGACCGCGATCCGGGAGCGGTTCGGTGCCCTGCCGATGCTGCTCGCCGGCATGGTCGGGTCGAACATCGGTTGGCGGGCAGCTCCCTATGTCCCCGCGCCTGCCGGCATCGCCGCGCTGGTTGCCAATCTGCTGTGGATGGACGACCGCACCGCGATCATTCCCGGCCTGTCGTTCGTCGACGGCGGGCGGGGCGACGTGATGCGCGGCGAGGAGGTCCAGCTCCTCGGCGCCTGCGCGGCCGGCTTGGCGCCGGGCGACGCGCTGCTCGTCCAGCCGGGCACACATTGCAAATGGGCGGAGATGGCGGGCGGTGAGGTCGCGCGCTTCACCACGGCGATGACCGGCGAGCTGTTCGCATTGCTGCGCGGCCACGGCCTGCTCGCGGCGCAGCTCGGCGCCGACGTGACGCCGGGCGAGGCGTTCCTCGCCGGCGTGCGCGAGGGGGCGAAGCGCGACCTTGCCGCCTCGCTGTTCGGCATCCGCGCCGCCAAGCTGCTCGGCCTGCGCGACGACGAGGACGCCGCCTCCTTCGCCAGCGGTCTCGTCATTGGCAGCGACGTCGCCGCACGGCTCGCCGAGACGCGTCACGACCGCGCCTATGTGTTGGCCGACCCCAAATTGGGCGGCCTCTATGTCGCCGCGATCGAGGCGCATGGCCGTGCCGCCGAACTCGTCGACAGCCACGCCGCCTTCATCGCCGGCATCCATCAGATCGGAGCCCTGATCCCGTGA
- a CDS encoding 2-dehydro-3-deoxy-6-phosphogalactonate aldolase: MSHIAAFDAAFARCPLVAILRGVRPDEVEAVGDALVAAGFTLIEVPLNSPDPLDSIARLARRFEGRAVIGAGTVLSAADVAAVQGAGGTMIISPNANPAVIGASAAAGLVSLPGIATPTEAFAALEAGATALKLFPAEGASPAVVKAIRAVLPKGTRVLAVGGITSADLARWTEAGTAGFGLGSALYRPGLTADEVGSRARDFVAALN; this comes from the coding sequence GTGAGTCACATCGCCGCCTTCGACGCTGCCTTCGCCCGCTGTCCGCTCGTCGCCATCCTGCGCGGCGTCCGCCCGGACGAGGTCGAGGCGGTCGGCGACGCGCTGGTCGCGGCCGGCTTCACGCTGATCGAGGTTCCGCTCAACTCGCCCGATCCGCTCGACAGCATCGCGCGGCTGGCGCGCCGTTTCGAGGGACGGGCGGTGATCGGCGCCGGTACGGTGCTCAGCGCCGCGGACGTCGCCGCCGTGCAGGGCGCGGGCGGCACCATGATCATCTCGCCCAACGCCAACCCGGCGGTGATCGGTGCGAGCGCGGCGGCGGGGCTGGTCTCGCTCCCCGGCATCGCCACCCCGACCGAGGCCTTTGCCGCGCTCGAAGCAGGCGCGACCGCGCTCAAGCTGTTCCCGGCGGAAGGGGCGTCGCCCGCCGTCGTCAAGGCGATACGGGCGGTGCTGCCCAAGGGGACGCGCGTGCTCGCGGTGGGCGGGATCACCTCCGCCGACCTCGCGCGCTGGACCGAGGCGGGCACTGCCGGGTTCGGCCTCGGCTCCGCGTTGTACCGACCGGGATTGACCGCCGATGAGGTCGGTAGCCGCGCCCGGGACTTCGTGGCCGCGCTGAACTGA
- a CDS encoding ABC transporter permease gives MWRNYVIVGLRSLAKNKTYAFINIFGLSLGIAACLLILNFVRYEFSYNAWMKDADRSFQLQDFYKATETGGEEMKLQVTSIAAGRALKKDFPQFEQVVYVTTPPVTVIQDGQATRPENALLVDGPIFDILQIPFVRGDPAHVLDDPHAVVLSETEAAKRFGTANPVGQTLTLNSGDMEADYRVTGVFKDLPKNTTVPMDLVARFDPDTYFARSPGTVTGWGNQNGFIYAKLRPGVDPKAIEAQFPAWEKRNIPDDITDGKRTNQGDVQDWHLTPLRDIHLGEAQVGAQRSTGDKATMISFIVIALLILGIACVNFTNLATARASQRAREVALRKVLGATRRQLVTQFVGESVLVAAIAMLIALALVELATPALNGFLDTDMSVHYFGGDGMLLPILGLIVVVGLAGGLYPAFYLSRFQPARVLKANKSAADAEGSGRLRSILVIGQFAVSIGLIVCTSVIYAQTMYARSADQGYKREGLLQVRRLSTPKIERIQKTLVQEVRGIPGVTAVGRSTIGVATGNNSMTSAKRPGATTESDIGFYGMDPGVIDALGMKLIAGRNFSEANPMDDATTPSPPDDAAERALVARGVNVLLSESAAKRLGFASAQAAIGQPLQTGLTDTAKYGWLPATVVGVVSDVRYRTVREPLQPILYYYQTVGYNNLLVRYQGVAPDVIRARVEAIWKRLAPDVPFEARHAEDIVHDLYNGDEQRAQLFGMFAILAVVIGCLGLFGLAAFTAERRTKEIGIRKVLGARTQDIVRLLVWQFSRPVLVANLIAWPIAWWAMRDWLNGFESRISLSPLPFLLAGGLALGIAIATIAAHAWRVAQTNPVHALRYE, from the coding sequence ATGTGGCGCAATTACGTGATCGTCGGCCTCAGGTCGCTCGCCAAGAACAAGACCTACGCCTTCATCAACATCTTCGGGCTGTCGCTCGGCATCGCGGCGTGCCTCTTGATCCTGAACTTCGTGCGCTACGAGTTCAGCTACAACGCCTGGATGAAGGACGCCGACCGTTCCTTCCAGCTCCAGGACTTCTACAAGGCGACCGAGACCGGCGGCGAGGAGATGAAGCTGCAGGTGACGAGCATCGCCGCCGGCCGCGCGCTCAAGAAGGATTTCCCGCAGTTCGAGCAGGTGGTCTACGTCACGACGCCGCCGGTCACGGTGATCCAGGACGGCCAGGCGACCCGGCCCGAGAACGCGCTGCTGGTCGACGGGCCGATCTTCGACATCCTGCAGATACCCTTCGTCCGCGGCGATCCGGCGCATGTGCTGGACGATCCGCACGCCGTCGTGCTGAGCGAGACCGAGGCGGCCAAGCGCTTCGGCACGGCCAATCCGGTCGGCCAGACGCTGACGCTGAACAGCGGCGACATGGAGGCGGATTATCGCGTGACGGGCGTGTTCAAGGACCTGCCCAAGAACACGACCGTGCCGATGGACCTGGTGGCGCGCTTCGATCCCGACACCTATTTCGCGCGGTCGCCGGGGACCGTCACCGGCTGGGGCAACCAGAACGGCTTCATCTACGCCAAGCTGCGCCCCGGCGTGGACCCCAAGGCGATCGAGGCGCAGTTCCCCGCCTGGGAGAAGCGCAACATCCCCGACGACATCACCGACGGCAAGCGCACCAACCAGGGCGATGTCCAGGATTGGCACCTCACCCCGCTTCGCGACATCCACCTCGGCGAGGCGCAGGTCGGGGCGCAGCGATCCACCGGCGACAAGGCGACGATGATCAGCTTCATCGTCATCGCGCTGCTGATCCTGGGCATCGCCTGCGTTAACTTCACCAACCTCGCCACCGCGCGCGCCAGCCAGCGCGCCCGCGAGGTGGCGCTGCGCAAGGTGCTGGGCGCGACCCGACGCCAGCTCGTCACGCAGTTCGTGGGGGAATCGGTGCTGGTGGCGGCGATCGCGATGCTGATCGCGCTCGCGCTGGTCGAGCTCGCGACGCCGGCGCTCAACGGTTTCCTCGATACCGACATGAGCGTGCATTATTTCGGCGGCGACGGCATGCTGCTGCCGATCCTCGGCCTCATCGTCGTGGTCGGGCTCGCCGGCGGGCTCTATCCCGCCTTCTACCTGTCGCGCTTCCAGCCCGCGCGCGTGCTCAAGGCCAACAAGTCGGCGGCGGATGCCGAGGGAAGCGGGCGGCTGCGCTCGATCCTGGTGATCGGGCAGTTCGCAGTGTCGATCGGACTGATCGTGTGCACCTCCGTCATCTATGCGCAGACGATGTACGCGCGCTCGGCCGATCAGGGCTACAAGCGCGAGGGGCTGCTCCAGGTGCGGCGCCTCAGCACGCCCAAGATCGAACGCATCCAGAAGACACTGGTCCAGGAGGTCCGCGGCATTCCCGGCGTGACCGCCGTCGGCCGCTCGACGATCGGAGTCGCTACCGGCAACAATTCGATGACCAGCGCGAAGCGTCCGGGTGCCACCACCGAGAGCGACATCGGCTTCTACGGCATGGATCCCGGCGTGATCGACGCGCTCGGCATGAAGCTGATCGCCGGGCGCAACTTCTCCGAAGCCAATCCGATGGATGACGCGACCACGCCGTCGCCGCCCGACGATGCGGCCGAGCGCGCCCTGGTGGCGCGCGGCGTCAACGTGCTGCTGTCCGAATCGGCAGCGAAGCGCCTCGGTTTCGCCAGTGCCCAGGCGGCGATCGGCCAGCCGCTCCAGACCGGCCTCACCGACACCGCGAAATACGGCTGGCTGCCGGCGACGGTGGTCGGCGTCGTCAGCGACGTGCGCTACCGTACGGTGCGCGAGCCGCTGCAGCCGATCCTCTATTATTACCAGACGGTCGGCTACAACAACCTGCTCGTGCGCTACCAAGGCGTGGCGCCCGACGTGATCCGCGCGCGTGTCGAGGCGATCTGGAAGCGGCTCGCCCCCGACGTGCCGTTCGAGGCGCGCCATGCGGAGGACATCGTCCATGACCTCTACAACGGCGACGAGCAGCGCGCGCAGCTGTTCGGCATGTTCGCCATCCTCGCGGTGGTGATCGGCTGCCTCGGGCTGTTCGGCCTCGCCGCCTTCACCGCCGAGCGGCGCACCAAGGAGATCGGCATCCGCAAGGTGCTGGGCGCGCGGACGCAGGACATCGTGCGGCTGCTGGTTTGGCAGTTCAGCCGGCCGGTGCTGGTGGCCAACCTGATCGCCTGGCCGATCGCCTGGTGGGCGATGCGCGATTGGCTGAACGGATTCGAGAGCCGCATCAGCCTCAGCCCCCTGCCGTTCCTGCTCGCGGGCGGGCTGGCGCTGGGAATCGCGATCGCGACGATCGCCGCCCACGCCTGGCGGGTGGCGCAGACCAATCCGGTCCATGCGCTGCGATATGAGTGA